From the genome of Clostridium sp. BNL1100, one region includes:
- a CDS encoding NAD(+) synthase: protein MNYGFVRVAAFVPELKVANCDFNAGEIIKAARTADNQGAQFVVFPELAVTSYTCGDLFLQTTLQKRALISLEVIISETASLECVIILGMPLTLDSRLYNCAVIIKSGSILGVVPKCYIPNYSEFYEARWFSSGMDKPAETINILGKTVPFGIDILFEAANMDGLCFGIEICEDLWVPIPPSSNQALNGATLLFNLSASNDIVGKHEYREDLIKMQSAKCSAAYVYVSSGPNESTTDLVFGGHSLISEYGSVLAQTERFSFDEKMVISDIDIQRLVNERFKNSAFKNNSNDTAFRKVPFCVAEHKTGKLLRWIDPHPFVPSDPNARNKRCEEIFNIQTSGLGKRLRHTGLNKCVIGISGGLDSTLALLVIVKTYDRLGLDRKNIHAVTMPGFGTSSNTLGNSLELMRLMNVTTHRIDIKEACLKHFEDIGHDPLNYDVTYENVQARERTQILMDMANKIGGLVIGTGDLSELALGWATYNGDHMSMYAVNSGVPKTLVKYLVQWCADYLFNNDIRNVLLSVLDTPISPELLPTDKEGCIQQKTEDIVGPYELHDFYLYHLVRYGAEPDKIYKLAEQAFEDKYDKATIKKWLETFLRRFFSQQFKRSCLPDGPKVGSISLSPRGDWRMPSDADVGIWLNKLTNV, encoded by the coding sequence ATGAATTACGGATTTGTTAGAGTTGCAGCTTTCGTGCCGGAATTGAAAGTCGCAAATTGTGATTTTAATGCCGGGGAAATAATAAAGGCGGCTAGGACAGCCGACAATCAGGGGGCACAATTTGTTGTATTCCCTGAACTGGCTGTTACATCCTATACTTGCGGAGATTTGTTCTTGCAAACGACACTGCAAAAAAGGGCATTAATCTCTCTGGAGGTAATAATTTCTGAAACGGCTTCTCTGGAATGTGTTATAATATTAGGTATGCCGTTAACTTTAGACAGCAGGCTGTACAACTGTGCTGTAATTATAAAAAGTGGAAGTATTTTGGGGGTCGTCCCAAAGTGCTACATACCCAATTACAGCGAGTTTTATGAAGCTAGATGGTTTTCGTCAGGGATGGACAAACCTGCGGAAACAATAAATATACTCGGAAAGACCGTACCTTTTGGAATTGACATATTATTTGAAGCTGCAAACATGGATGGTTTGTGTTTTGGAATAGAAATATGCGAAGACCTGTGGGTTCCAATACCACCCAGCAGTAATCAGGCTCTTAATGGAGCAACGCTGTTGTTTAATCTGTCTGCAAGCAATGATATCGTTGGAAAACATGAATACAGGGAAGACCTTATTAAGATGCAGTCGGCAAAATGTTCTGCTGCTTATGTATACGTATCGTCAGGGCCCAATGAATCAACTACGGACCTGGTTTTCGGAGGACATTCACTTATTAGTGAATACGGCTCGGTACTTGCGCAGACAGAGAGGTTTTCTTTTGATGAAAAAATGGTTATTTCGGACATAGACATACAGCGACTTGTTAATGAAAGATTTAAAAATTCTGCTTTCAAGAACAATTCTAATGATACGGCTTTCAGAAAAGTACCATTTTGTGTAGCAGAACATAAAACAGGTAAACTGCTAAGGTGGATAGATCCTCATCCTTTTGTTCCATCAGACCCAAATGCAAGAAACAAGAGGTGTGAAGAGATATTCAACATTCAGACCTCGGGTCTGGGAAAAAGACTCAGGCACACGGGGCTTAACAAATGCGTTATAGGGATTTCCGGTGGCCTTGATTCCACTCTGGCACTGTTGGTTATTGTTAAAACCTACGACAGGCTGGGGCTTGACAGGAAGAACATTCATGCGGTTACAATGCCCGGATTCGGAACCTCATCAAATACTCTTGGTAACTCACTTGAACTGATGAGGCTCATGAACGTTACAACTCACCGTATAGACATAAAGGAAGCGTGTTTAAAGCATTTTGAGGATATCGGACATGATCCTCTAAATTACGACGTCACTTATGAGAATGTTCAGGCCAGAGAACGAACCCAGATATTGATGGATATGGCAAACAAAATTGGTGGACTTGTTATCGGAACGGGTGATTTATCCGAGCTTGCATTGGGATGGGCAACTTATAATGGAGACCATATGTCAATGTATGCGGTAAACTCCGGAGTCCCAAAGACATTGGTAAAATACCTGGTGCAATGGTGTGCAGACTATTTGTTCAACAATGACATCAGAAATGTACTGTTAAGTGTTCTGGACACTCCTATAAGTCCTGAGCTTCTTCCTACAGACAAGGAAGGCTGTATACAACAAAAGACTGAGGATATCGTGGGCCCGTATGAGCTTCATGATTTTTACCTTTACCATTTGGTAAGATACGGAGCTGAGCCTGATAAGATTTACAAACTTGCCGAGCAGGCTTTTGAGGACAAATACGATAAAGCTACTATAAAAAAATGGCTTGAAACCTTCTTAAGGAGATTCTTTAGTCAGCAGTTCAAGCGTTCATGTTTGCCGGATGGTCCAAAGGTGGGTTCAATTAGTCTCTCCCCAAGGGGTGACTGGCGAATGCCCAGTGATGCCGATGTCGGAATATGGTTAAATAAGTTAACTAATGTATGA